The following are encoded in a window of Flavobacteriales bacterium genomic DNA:
- a CDS encoding T9SS type A sorting domain-containing protein — MALLPLLACAQSWCPPGATWTHDYVDVMMDRYGITRVVYEGDSLVGGFVAQKLRETNVIAPWGSSDYTSFTVPVPILTRYADDIVYVWDWNNAFDTLMWFGASPGQYWSGPGLDDDPFYRITVLDTSTVLIGGIPLRQLIVQRGEWDWMPPDTLRERMGFSINYLNGWSWFITDQPWAGMRCYRDDGLSFSTVDGTDCGYTLSIGTVAANVPPVPFPNPGTTHFTLDLPPSPHTITLFDATGRMVLEQRTADAWPMIATERLPAGLYRITVRDEQGAVMGATWMKER; from the coding sequence ATGGCCTTGCTGCCGCTGCTGGCCTGCGCCCAAAGCTGGTGCCCGCCGGGTGCCACATGGACACATGACTACGTGGATGTGATGATGGACCGCTACGGCATCACCCGGGTGGTCTACGAGGGCGACTCGCTGGTGGGTGGCTTCGTGGCACAGAAGCTCCGCGAAACGAATGTGATCGCGCCCTGGGGATCCAGCGACTACACGTCCTTCACCGTTCCGGTCCCCATACTCACGCGTTATGCCGATGACATCGTGTATGTCTGGGACTGGAACAATGCCTTCGACACCTTGATGTGGTTCGGTGCTTCGCCCGGGCAATACTGGTCCGGTCCAGGATTGGATGATGACCCGTTCTACAGGATCACCGTGCTCGATACCTCCACCGTGCTCATCGGTGGCATACCGCTTCGGCAACTCATCGTTCAGCGCGGCGAGTGGGATTGGATGCCACCGGATACCCTGAGGGAACGCATGGGCTTCAGCATCAACTACCTCAATGGGTGGTCGTGGTTCATTACCGACCAACCTTGGGCCGGAATGCGATGCTACCGCGATGATGGGTTATCCTTCAGCACAGTGGATGGGACCGACTGTGGTTACACACTATCCATCGGAACTGTCGCGGCGAATGTGCCGCCGGTGCCCTTCCCCAACCCCGGCACCACCCACTTCACCCTCGATCTTCCTCCTAGCCCCCACACCATCACCCTCTTCGATGCCACAGGCCGCATGGTGCTGGAACAGCGCACCGCCGATGCCTGGCCGATGATCGCCACGGAAAGGCTGCCTGCCGGGTTGTACCGGATCACCGTGCGTGATGAGCAGGGTGCGGTGATGGGGGCGACGTGGATGAAGGAGCGGTAG
- a CDS encoding PKD domain-containing protein gives MRQVLPLILVLLGLQHLHAQRFIGLEVASGSVRDQANTNFPMASNAAGEVYCAVPFYEPVTIGSTTLDPVQSQFDDIALVKLSPTGEVIWAKAFGSNNSDIPLRLAVDGLGQVYVSWTCGNGVSYYFDETGTNTNFPNIGAPFYGFTCFSADGLTLWHEPGAFGSPQLAASTDEPGVFAVDQGAIRRLNAQGDVLWQVVPQPANSLVPMSVTVAGDKLAIGGYGGHNMEMVTVDTVTTNVQYLQGGVVFLMDTSGSALWGRSVGNYNGYDERIRHIAIDLGGNAVYCGLDAYTGSLSFAGSTLVNSAGVGNSITPVLKFDLEGNEVWGRFASSPGSAIDLNAMALAPDGGVCFGGRMAQFPVEFGSISIGMTNGSPKAYQAKLDANGDAEWFKYEGTHGGPGVNSIMRCMLPLADGSLLTANYFWSSFSPPVKTGCLQAPNPNNQGMYFSRVDPNDTEPQPDALFTHSMSGDLFFGRASEQELPTTFSWTFGDGGTAVGEGVAHVFPDVGSFEVCLTASNTCGAAQHCVFVDHPGLRAITPTKGGQGAIVSALALGGGFMPGTTWKLTRTGEADILPSDVTVGNSATVFGRLDLQGAALGLWNVEATLPGVGTFTLPEAFEVEPLELARIKVNITGPMQGRTFLWGQYNIRVSNTGNEDAVLVPLHIRVPDGVEVEWFQQVIDRHSVPNMESLNTELDQIGGDYDQLRFSSPGYGITRMEMVIPVVGANNYNDYIVRLRSFTPMHITLTATAMKPLIGSRALADGTVMPLASPYTNYMEVAAEWVYDRTFPRDQIFSSVQSVIRNYATGAGGSIGGVGGWPIGIPNPPPGQIGGIGGVNLGPIGNSGGSGSGYATPPFIITPPRHWEQSGPQPPVPPPPPPPPVGPPPPPPAAPPPAPECGFNGCCAGACGGFGGDWPYGDGGGQQPETPPENVPVELPPPSETPPPPPPETPPVEPGSGENEPEKRQPIIIPPDPPADPGDPNPDAGCYTGCSCSDGAGNASMESCSECAPPPDGTCDDDDDGGDSMSIDPTLGGSFDPNAIHGPRRNGGNYLNNYLNHAYTITFENLASATLPAQRVVVIDTLDLARFDAHSFRFLTATVGDSATVYLEPRVWNGNYLIDMTPQSGLYVGIHPTYDPATGIVRVEYMSIDPQTMAFPTDPLAGFLPPNTVAYEGTGSLSFMVNYRGDIGHGDAISTRAIIYFDDNEPIVTNTWTNIMDRVKPTGSVQLEVLNPGSDTLRLVTTGIDDLSGLAYQHVFISVNGHQFRRLIATTQDTIGYIGFPGENLRFFSRAVDKAGNVEDYPVEYWNNPDAATDIVTSIASPKWSGELRAQPNPARDAFTCTLALPEAAEVRIELLDAMGGLVMRPNGDQPVRLAKGEHRYTIPVQHLASGVYILKVALPNGIHATKVMVE, from the coding sequence ATGCGGCAAGTCCTACCCCTTATCCTCGTACTCTTGGGCCTGCAGCACCTGCACGCCCAGCGCTTCATCGGCCTTGAAGTGGCCAGTGGCAGTGTTCGTGACCAGGCCAACACCAACTTCCCCATGGCCAGCAACGCAGCCGGGGAGGTGTATTGCGCGGTCCCCTTCTACGAGCCCGTCACCATCGGGAGTACCACGTTGGATCCGGTCCAGAGCCAATTCGATGACATCGCCCTTGTCAAGCTCTCGCCCACCGGGGAGGTGATCTGGGCCAAGGCTTTCGGCAGCAACAACAGCGACATCCCGCTTCGGCTTGCAGTGGACGGGCTGGGACAGGTGTATGTGAGCTGGACATGCGGCAATGGCGTCAGCTACTACTTCGACGAGACCGGAACAAATACCAACTTCCCCAACATCGGCGCGCCCTTCTACGGATTCACTTGTTTCTCCGCGGATGGTCTCACGCTATGGCATGAGCCCGGCGCGTTCGGGTCGCCTCAACTTGCTGCCAGCACGGATGAGCCCGGCGTATTCGCCGTGGACCAAGGGGCGATCCGCCGGCTGAACGCGCAGGGCGATGTGCTCTGGCAGGTGGTGCCACAACCGGCGAACAGTCTCGTTCCCATGAGCGTGACGGTGGCGGGTGACAAGCTGGCCATCGGTGGATATGGCGGCCACAATATGGAGATGGTGACGGTGGATACAGTGACCACGAACGTGCAATACTTGCAAGGTGGTGTTGTCTTCCTAATGGACACCTCCGGCTCGGCGCTGTGGGGGCGATCAGTTGGAAACTACAATGGCTACGATGAGCGAATTCGTCACATCGCCATCGATCTGGGCGGCAATGCGGTCTATTGCGGGCTCGATGCCTACACTGGCTCGTTGAGCTTCGCCGGAAGCACGCTGGTGAACTCTGCGGGCGTGGGCAACAGCATCACACCTGTCTTGAAGTTCGACCTGGAGGGCAACGAGGTCTGGGGGCGCTTCGCGTCCAGTCCGGGTTCGGCCATCGACCTGAACGCCATGGCCCTCGCACCCGACGGTGGCGTGTGCTTCGGCGGGCGGATGGCGCAGTTCCCCGTGGAGTTCGGCAGCATCAGCATCGGCATGACCAATGGCTCGCCGAAGGCCTATCAAGCCAAACTTGATGCGAATGGCGATGCCGAATGGTTCAAGTATGAAGGGACGCACGGTGGCCCTGGAGTGAACTCCATCATGCGCTGCATGCTTCCACTTGCCGATGGCTCGCTGCTCACGGCCAACTATTTCTGGAGCTCGTTCTCACCACCGGTGAAAACCGGCTGCCTTCAAGCCCCGAACCCGAACAACCAGGGCATGTACTTCAGCCGCGTGGATCCGAACGACACGGAACCGCAGCCCGATGCGCTGTTCACCCACAGCATGAGCGGCGACCTCTTCTTCGGCCGCGCGTCGGAGCAGGAGCTCCCCACCACCTTCAGCTGGACCTTCGGCGATGGCGGCACCGCGGTGGGCGAAGGCGTGGCGCACGTGTTCCCCGATGTGGGCAGTTTCGAGGTGTGCCTGACCGCGAGCAACACCTGCGGCGCCGCTCAGCACTGCGTCTTTGTGGATCATCCGGGCTTGCGGGCCATCACACCCACCAAGGGCGGACAGGGCGCCATCGTGAGCGCATTGGCTCTCGGCGGTGGCTTCATGCCAGGTACCACGTGGAAGCTCACGCGCACCGGCGAGGCGGACATCCTGCCGAGCGATGTCACCGTAGGCAATAGCGCCACCGTGTTCGGCCGCCTGGACCTGCAGGGAGCGGCGCTGGGCCTGTGGAACGTGGAAGCCACCTTGCCTGGCGTTGGCACCTTCACCCTTCCTGAAGCCTTCGAGGTGGAACCACTGGAACTGGCGCGCATCAAGGTGAACATCACCGGGCCGATGCAGGGGCGCACTTTCCTGTGGGGGCAGTACAACATCCGTGTGAGCAACACGGGCAACGAGGACGCCGTGCTGGTGCCGCTGCACATCCGGGTGCCGGATGGCGTGGAGGTGGAATGGTTCCAGCAGGTCATCGACCGGCACAGCGTGCCCAACATGGAGAGCCTGAACACCGAATTGGACCAGATCGGAGGCGACTACGACCAGCTGCGGTTCAGCAGCCCGGGTTACGGCATCACGCGCATGGAGATGGTGATCCCCGTGGTGGGCGCCAACAACTACAACGACTACATCGTGCGTCTGCGGAGCTTCACGCCGATGCACATCACCCTCACGGCCACGGCCATGAAGCCGCTGATCGGCTCGCGTGCGCTTGCGGATGGAACGGTGATGCCGTTGGCCTCGCCCTACACCAACTACATGGAAGTTGCCGCGGAGTGGGTGTACGACAGGACCTTCCCGCGCGACCAGATCTTCAGTTCGGTACAGAGCGTGATCCGCAACTATGCGACGGGGGCGGGTGGAAGCATCGGTGGCGTCGGCGGCTGGCCCATCGGCATTCCGAACCCGCCGCCGGGTCAGATCGGTGGCATCGGCGGTGTGAACCTCGGTCCCATCGGGAATAGCGGGGGAAGCGGATCGGGCTATGCCACACCGCCATTCATCATCACACCTCCGCGTCATTGGGAGCAGAGCGGTCCGCAACCGCCCGTGCCCCCGCCGCCACCGCCACCTCCGGTGGGCCCACCTCCGCCTCCGCCCGCTGCGCCACCACCGGCACCGGAGTGCGGCTTCAACGGATGCTGCGCGGGAGCGTGTGGTGGTTTCGGCGGCGATTGGCCGTATGGCGACGGCGGCGGGCAGCAACCCGAAACGCCACCGGAGAACGTGCCCGTGGAACTGCCCCCGCCATCCGAAACTCCTCCACCGCCTCCGCCAGAGACACCACCTGTGGAACCAGGTTCGGGAGAGAATGAACCCGAGAAACGTCAACCGATCATCATCCCCCCTGATCCACCTGCCGATCCCGGCGATCCCAACCCCGACGCAGGCTGCTACACCGGCTGTAGCTGCTCCGATGGCGCGGGCAACGCCAGCATGGAGTCCTGCTCCGAATGCGCACCACCGCCCGACGGCACGTGCGACGATGACGACGATGGTGGCGACAGCATGAGCATCGACCCCACCTTGGGCGGCAGCTTCGACCCGAACGCCATTCATGGCCCACGGCGCAACGGCGGCAACTACCTGAACAACTACCTCAACCATGCCTACACCATCACCTTCGAGAACCTGGCTTCGGCCACGCTGCCCGCGCAGCGCGTGGTGGTGATCGATACGCTCGACCTCGCGCGCTTCGACGCCCATAGCTTCCGCTTCCTCACCGCCACGGTGGGCGACAGCGCCACGGTGTATCTGGAGCCGCGCGTGTGGAACGGCAACTACCTGATCGACATGACGCCGCAGAGCGGGCTCTACGTGGGCATCCATCCGACCTATGACCCAGCCACCGGCATCGTGCGCGTGGAGTACATGAGCATCGACCCGCAGACCATGGCCTTCCCCACCGATCCGCTCGCAGGTTTCCTGCCGCCGAACACGGTGGCCTATGAAGGCACGGGCAGCCTCTCCTTCATGGTGAACTATCGGGGCGACATCGGCCACGGCGATGCGATCAGCACGCGGGCGATCATCTACTTCGATGACAATGAGCCCATCGTCACCAACACGTGGACCAACATCATGGACCGCGTGAAACCGACGGGCAGCGTGCAGCTGGAAGTGCTCAACCCCGGCAGCGACACGCTGAGGTTGGTGACCACGGGCATCGACGACCTGAGCGGCCTCGCCTACCAGCACGTGTTCATCTCGGTGAACGGCCACCAGTTCCGCCGGCTCATCGCCACCACGCAGGACACCATCGGCTATATCGGCTTCCCCGGTGAGAACCTGCGCTTCTTCAGCCGCGCGGTGGACAAGGCCGGCAATGTGGAGGATTATCCCGTGGAGTACTGGAACAACCCGGATGCCGCGACCGATATCGTCACCTCGATCGCCTCGCCTAAATGGTCGGGAGAGCTGCGTGCGCAGCCCAACCCTGCTCGCGATGCGTTCACTTGTACGCTCGCACTCCCCGAAGCTGCCGAAGTGCGTATCGAGTTGCTGGATGCCATGGGCGGACTCGTAATGCGTCCCAACGGCGACCAGCCGGTGCGCCTTGCCAAGGGTGAACATCGCTACACCATTCCTGTGCAGCATCTTGCCTCCGGCGTGTACATTCTCAAGGTCGCGCTCCCAAATGGGATCCATGCGACCAAGGTGATGGTGGAGTAG
- a CDS encoding DUF2807 domain-containing protein, with protein MIGRFTSILLLALLLVGCARENMDDCITSAGPMRVETRVVPDFHSIRLSGRVDLVITQDSLAGPSVTVEAGRNLHTHIITEVAGDELRVDNTIQCNWVRSMKELPLVRITTPHLHRITYAGIGDITATTPIRAEVFRFEQFEGQGGVRLELAVDTCYIGLHTGVGDITLTGATHTAHLYTANFGHLDARALDARLVLLNSTGSGDIRCVARDALFAQLSNAGDVYYAGDPPVVEASVTGSGRLIKVD; from the coding sequence ATGATCGGGCGTTTCACATCCATCCTGCTGCTCGCACTGCTGCTCGTCGGCTGTGCGCGTGAGAACATGGACGATTGCATCACCAGCGCCGGGCCGATGCGGGTGGAAACACGTGTGGTGCCGGATTTCCACAGCATCCGCCTCAGCGGCCGCGTGGACCTGGTGATCACACAGGACAGTCTCGCCGGGCCGTCGGTCACCGTGGAGGCCGGCCGCAACCTGCATACGCACATCATCACTGAAGTGGCAGGAGACGAATTGCGCGTGGACAACACCATCCAGTGCAACTGGGTGCGCAGCATGAAGGAACTGCCCCTGGTACGCATCACCACGCCCCACTTGCATCGCATCACCTATGCGGGCATCGGCGATATCACCGCCACCACACCGATCCGCGCCGAGGTCTTCCGCTTCGAGCAGTTCGAAGGGCAGGGCGGCGTGCGGCTGGAACTTGCGGTGGACACCTGCTACATCGGCCTGCACACCGGCGTGGGCGACATCACCCTCACGGGCGCCACGCATACCGCTCATCTCTACACCGCCAATTTCGGCCATCTGGACGCGCGTGCGCTGGACGCCAGACTCGTTCTGCTGAACAGCACCGGCAGCGGGGATATCCGTTGCGTGGCGCGCGATGCGCTCTTCGCGCAGCTCTCCAATGCCGGCGATGTGTACTACGCGGGCGATCCACCCGTGGTGGAGGCGAGCGTGACGGGGAGCGGCAGGTTGATCAAGGTGGATTGA
- a CDS encoding exopolyphosphatase has product MDRELTYAAIDIGSNAVRLLVGEIIEREDHPVVKKQTLVRVPIRLGEDVFDKGPISDAKRDYLIKTLKAFRLLGEVYGVRNLRCCATSAMREATNRAEVMVRVEMESGVHIETINGRLEADLIVSTFWTQDLLKDRSYLYIDVGGGSTELTWLERGQRVKSASFKIGTVRTLKDKVKPHVWDELRAFLEELREEHGPIMAIGTGGNINRIFKENGNAFGEPLHTEDIRRQRDRIASYSYEDRIKLLRLRPDRADVIIPAADIFLRILDHAGIEEVFVPKVGLADGIIYDLYMRHRGRKRYKVMAEV; this is encoded by the coding sequence ATGGACCGCGAGCTCACCTACGCCGCCATCGACATCGGATCCAACGCGGTGCGGTTGCTGGTGGGCGAGATCATCGAGCGTGAGGACCACCCCGTGGTGAAGAAGCAGACCCTCGTGCGCGTGCCCATCCGCTTGGGCGAGGATGTTTTCGACAAGGGTCCCATCAGCGATGCCAAGCGCGACTACCTGATCAAGACCCTGAAAGCCTTCCGCCTGCTGGGCGAGGTTTACGGCGTGCGCAACCTGCGCTGCTGCGCCACCAGCGCCATGCGTGAAGCCACCAACCGCGCCGAGGTGATGGTGCGTGTGGAGATGGAGAGCGGCGTGCACATCGAAACGATCAACGGGCGCCTGGAGGCCGACCTCATCGTGAGCACCTTCTGGACCCAGGACCTGCTGAAGGACCGCAGCTATTTGTACATCGATGTGGGTGGCGGAAGCACCGAGCTCACCTGGCTGGAACGCGGGCAGCGCGTGAAGAGCGCCAGCTTCAAGATCGGCACGGTGCGCACCTTGAAGGACAAGGTGAAGCCCCATGTGTGGGACGAGCTGCGTGCCTTTTTGGAGGAGCTGCGCGAGGAGCACGGCCCCATCATGGCCATCGGCACCGGCGGCAACATCAACCGCATCTTCAAGGAGAACGGCAATGCTTTCGGCGAGCCCTTGCACACCGAGGACATCCGCCGCCAACGCGATCGCATCGCCTCGTACAGCTACGAGGACCGCATCAAGCTGCTTCGTCTAAGACCCGACCGGGCGGACGTGATCATCCCTGCGGCGGACATCTTTCTGCGCATCCTCGACCATGCCGGCATCGAGGAGGTCTTCGTGCCCAAGGTGGGCCTGGCCGATGGCATCATCTACGATCTCTACATGCGGCACCGGGGGCGGAAACGGTACAAGGTGATGGCGGAGGTGTAG
- a CDS encoding T9SS type A sorting domain-containing protein, with product MIRTIAASAIALLPLQLLAVQVNLNVQHATCGLSNGQIGAVAFGGLPPYSYSWNTGATSSSINGLLPGTYTVTVTDGLGESVEGSATVNGLNTFFMSSYNIQCGGIGHIWVQPHPQQVNGPFTWTVVPDNGAPPIFDPPNGYHFSVSNPGQYTITGTSANGCTGTASESIGMVQPFVHQVQSISPACGGEANGGFLLNVTLPGGNYGLNLIGPGGGQWVACGEGPCMVTGLPAGFYTAELIQPGAPWSFYCEIVAGFTIPALDPPCGSVNGMVYHDAGEDCDLGTGDVPLVGRVLAIGPNEQYAISGPGGQYQLNMGLGAYTIGLPADDMDQVCPANDPQPFTLTGLQPAAVVDFALLSTVPHDVRITLTTIAARPGFPTTVWAKVRNMSFFPSGALDIALAFDPLLLDAQPANGQWTHPGLGAFEEVSFIFHANVPPDLDLLGEVLTYTATVTNAEPEQDLSNNTAVIGVTITGSYDPNDKQGWANASGATAQFFLAEDTWIDYLVRFQNTGTDTAFTVVIRDDIDTRLDILSLDILDASHAFVPSFGEGRELVFTFNDILLPDSTTDLLGSQGFVSFRLKPVAGLLPGDVIPNTAAIYFDFNEPIVTNTTEHVVETSTALGPGIAGSRSIRLVPNPATDVLQVLLPDGADRNFTVMAVDGRIVDVSGTLIAQGIQLDVRALATGTYLLRTSAGTVRFVKQ from the coding sequence ATGATCCGGACCATCGCCGCAAGTGCCATCGCTCTTCTGCCTCTTCAACTGCTGGCGGTCCAGGTCAACCTCAATGTCCAGCATGCCACCTGCGGGCTGTCCAATGGTCAGATCGGCGCTGTGGCTTTCGGCGGACTACCACCCTACAGTTATTCCTGGAACACGGGCGCGACGTCCTCCTCCATCAATGGCCTCTTGCCCGGCACCTACACGGTGACGGTGACCGACGGCCTGGGCGAGAGCGTGGAAGGCTCGGCCACGGTGAACGGCCTCAATACCTTTTTCATGTCCAGCTACAACATCCAGTGCGGTGGCATCGGACACATCTGGGTGCAACCCCACCCGCAGCAGGTCAATGGGCCCTTCACCTGGACCGTTGTACCCGACAACGGCGCACCGCCCATATTCGACCCTCCGAATGGGTACCATTTCAGCGTCTCCAACCCAGGTCAATACACCATCACCGGCACCTCGGCCAACGGATGCACCGGCACGGCGTCGGAGTCCATCGGAATGGTCCAACCTTTCGTCCATCAGGTGCAATCCATCTCCCCGGCCTGTGGCGGTGAGGCCAATGGGGGCTTCCTGTTGAATGTCACGCTTCCGGGAGGCAACTATGGCCTCAACCTCATCGGGCCCGGTGGCGGGCAGTGGGTGGCGTGCGGCGAAGGTCCGTGCATGGTGACCGGTCTGCCAGCCGGATTCTATACCGCGGAACTGATCCAGCCTGGAGCGCCTTGGAGTTTCTACTGCGAGATCGTGGCCGGCTTCACCATCCCCGCCTTGGACCCACCATGCGGCTCGGTGAACGGCATGGTGTACCACGACGCCGGCGAGGATTGCGATCTCGGCACCGGCGATGTGCCGCTCGTGGGCCGCGTGCTCGCCATCGGTCCCAATGAGCAATACGCCATCAGCGGACCTGGCGGCCAGTACCAGCTCAACATGGGGCTCGGCGCATACACCATCGGCCTACCCGCGGATGACATGGACCAGGTCTGCCCTGCCAACGATCCGCAGCCCTTCACGCTCACCGGCCTGCAACCAGCCGCCGTGGTGGACTTCGCCCTGCTGAGCACCGTGCCGCATGATGTGCGCATCACGCTCACGACCATCGCCGCGCGTCCGGGCTTTCCCACCACCGTATGGGCCAAGGTGCGCAACATGTCCTTCTTCCCCAGCGGCGCGTTGGACATCGCCCTGGCCTTCGATCCGCTCCTGCTGGATGCGCAACCCGCCAACGGGCAGTGGACACACCCGGGCCTTGGCGCTTTCGAAGAGGTCTCTTTCATCTTCCACGCCAACGTGCCGCCCGATCTGGACCTGCTGGGCGAGGTGCTCACCTACACCGCCACCGTGACCAATGCGGAACCGGAGCAGGACCTCAGCAACAACACCGCTGTCATCGGCGTCACCATCACCGGCAGCTACGACCCCAACGACAAGCAGGGCTGGGCCAACGCCAGCGGTGCCACAGCGCAGTTCTTCCTCGCTGAGGATACGTGGATCGACTACCTGGTGCGCTTCCAGAACACCGGCACCGACACCGCCTTCACCGTGGTGATCCGCGACGACATCGACACGCGGCTCGACATCCTGTCGCTGGACATCCTCGATGCATCGCACGCCTTCGTGCCCTCCTTCGGCGAGGGACGCGAGCTGGTCTTCACCTTCAATGACATCCTGCTGCCCGACAGCACCACCGACCTGCTGGGCAGCCAGGGCTTCGTGTCCTTCCGCCTGAAGCCCGTGGCCGGACTGCTGCCCGGTGATGTGATCCCCAACACCGCCGCGATCTACTTCGACTTCAACGAGCCGATCGTCACCAACACCACCGAGCATGTGGTGGAGACCAGCACGGCGCTTGGGCCTGGCATTGCTGGATCACGATCCATCCGACTTGTACCGAACCCGGCCACCGATGTGCTGCAGGTGCTCTTGCCCGATGGCGCGGACCGAAACTTCACTGTGATGGCGGTGGATGGTCGCATCGTGGATGTATCCGGAACGCTCATCGCACAAGGCATTCAGCTCGATGTGCGGGCACTGGCAACTGGGACCTATCTGCTGCGCACTTCGGCAGGAACGGTGCGTTTCGTGAAGCAGTGA
- a CDS encoding type II toxin-antitoxin system VapC family toxin, whose protein sequence is MNGTNVLLDSNIVLYLLNGSDELEDLLQGTNIFLSVITKVELLSHPALDAAGEQVIRELLAQTTIMEFAPDIQRRAVDLRKRYKLKLPDAIIVATASFLNVRLITADKRFAKLKDEVEVLLIER, encoded by the coding sequence ATGAATGGAACTAACGTCCTGCTCGATTCGAACATCGTTCTCTACCTGCTGAACGGGAGCGATGAACTGGAGGACCTCCTTCAGGGCACCAACATCTTCCTGTCGGTCATCACCAAGGTGGAACTGCTAAGCCATCCAGCGTTGGATGCTGCGGGTGAACAAGTGATCCGTGAACTGCTGGCCCAGACCACGATCATGGAGTTCGCGCCGGATATCCAGCGGCGTGCGGTGGACCTTCGCAAGCGGTACAAGCTGAAGCTGCCTGATGCCATCATCGTGGCCACGGCTTCGTTCCTGAACGTGCGCTTGATCACTGCCGACAAGCGGTTCGCGAAGTTGAAGGACGAGGTGGAAGTGCTGCTGATCGAACGGTAA
- a CDS encoding acyloxyacyl hydrolase — protein MMLPMALRATDSTRWQLGARVQGGFLSPHHESLWIMVDRHAWAMELHAERPFSGRKPWHGNFAGPRWGIGAMWLDPGSDVLGPAFRVLPYLVLPITPGDAWQLESRIGWGLGLVRDPFDRVDNYKQHSIGSRLNLAVQLAMVMRRSWGPHALEAGIALDHLSNGAMQRPNLGINVITLQTGYTRRLGASAPVHVARDSSGDARRMGYFVMANVGWNEVFPVGSGRRPVISLTGSGYRCVSNKSSIGFGVDLFHKESLRIAEPDLADSPATELLQVGVHAGYNLLLGDMALQFETGTYLRTPVEERAAIYTRVGMRQHLTPKLFANLSIKSHFFVADHFEIGLGYRFR, from the coding sequence ATGATGCTTCCGATGGCGCTTCGCGCCACCGACAGCACACGCTGGCAGCTGGGCGCGCGTGTCCAAGGGGGATTCCTTTCACCGCACCACGAGAGCCTGTGGATCATGGTGGACCGCCACGCGTGGGCCATGGAGCTGCATGCCGAAAGACCCTTCAGTGGGCGGAAGCCCTGGCATGGGAACTTCGCAGGTCCACGCTGGGGCATCGGGGCCATGTGGCTCGATCCGGGCAGTGACGTGTTGGGCCCCGCTTTCCGGGTGCTGCCCTATCTCGTGCTTCCCATCACGCCCGGTGATGCCTGGCAGCTGGAGTCGCGCATCGGCTGGGGCCTGGGTCTGGTGCGCGATCCCTTCGACCGCGTGGACAACTACAAGCAACATTCGATCGGCAGCCGTCTGAACCTGGCCGTGCAACTGGCCATGGTGATGCGCCGGTCCTGGGGACCGCATGCGCTGGAAGCCGGTATCGCGCTTGACCACCTGAGCAACGGCGCCATGCAACGCCCCAACCTCGGCATCAATGTCATCACGCTTCAAACCGGCTACACGCGCCGGCTCGGTGCATCCGCTCCGGTTCACGTCGCCCGCGACAGCAGCGGAGATGCCAGGCGAATGGGCTACTTCGTCATGGCCAACGTCGGCTGGAACGAGGTCTTCCCAGTGGGCAGCGGGCGCAGGCCGGTGATCTCGCTTACGGGATCGGGTTACCGGTGTGTGAGCAACAAGAGTTCGATAGGCTTCGGCGTGGACCTCTTCCACAAGGAAAGCCTGCGCATCGCCGAGCCTGATCTGGCGGACAGCCCGGCCACCGAGTTGCTGCAAGTGGGTGTGCATGCGGGCTACAACCTGCTGCTGGGCGACATGGCCCTGCAGTTCGAGACCGGCACCTACCTGCGCACGCCCGTGGAGGAGCGTGCGGCCATCTACACACGCGTGGGCATGCGCCAGCACCTCACCCCGAAGCTCTTCGCCAACCTCAGCATCAAGTCGCACTTCTTCGTGGCCGACCACTTCGAGATCGGCCTCGGCTACCGCTTCCGATGA